A portion of the Musa acuminata AAA Group cultivar baxijiao chromosome BXJ1-1, Cavendish_Baxijiao_AAA, whole genome shotgun sequence genome contains these proteins:
- the LOC103982372 gene encoding uncharacterized protein LOC103982372, protein MRPKTNGTLQRGQKLNHYKGNGPNWVLIAGGALLSTLSIRLGCKLKQVFETKLQDNVNTGNRKFTPKIRSAACQMNSNLYQFHQNEDTHCHCLSGISGDGTDIKQSKNSMSTEMDLSLQLVKFSDTERNKESGSVIWASSPDRLELPQKPFHHSSSSDSPCMSESGSDIYSKREVIQKLRQQLKRRDDMIMEMQAQVIDLQNSLSIQATQSADLQAQIDAANRDLFESEREIQQLRKIIADYCAVKAVSPEKPARHWCPEGANGTMNGYANGIDEGDFEKIEMLKRQVGELKEVIEGKDFLLQSYKEQKVELSSKIKELQLKLDSHVPNIL, encoded by the exons ATGAGACCAAAAACAAATGGAACCCTACAGAGAGGTCAAAAGCTGAATCATTATAAAGGGAATGGACCGAATTGGGTTCTTATTGCAGGAGGTGCCTTGCTCAGTACACTTTCGATTAGGTTGGGATGCAAGCTTAAACAAGTCTTTGAAACAAAGCTGCAAGATAATGTCAATACAG GGAATAGAAAATTCACACCCAAGATAAGGTCAGCCGCATGCCAGATGAATTCAAATTTATATCAATTTCATCAAAATGAGGATACCCACTGCCACTGTCTTTCAG GGATATCAGGAGATGGAACAGACATCAAGCAATCTAAAAATTCAATGTCAACAGAAATGGATCTCTCCCTCCAACTAGTGAAATTCTCGGATACAGAACGAAACAAAGAGAGCGGAAGTGTGATTTGGGCATCATCACCTGACCGTCTCGAGCTTCCCCAAAAACCATTTCACCACTCGAGCAGCTCAGACTCTCCATGCATGTCGGAATCTGGGTCTGATATCTACAGTAAAAGAGAGGTGATACAAAAACTACGTCAACAGCTCAAGCGAAGGGATGACATGATAATGGAGATGCAGGCTCAGGTGATTGACCTTCAGAACTCTCTAAGCATTCAGGCGACACAATCGGCTGATCTGCAGGCTCAGATTGATGCCGCTAATAGGGATTTGTTCGAGTCTGAAAGAGAGATCCAACAGTTGAGAAAGATCATTGCTGATTATTGTGCTGTGAAGGCGGTCTCTCCCGAGAAGCCTGCAAGGCATTGGTGTCCCGAAGGTGCAAATGGAACAATGAATGGATACGCTAACGGTATTGATGAAGGAGACTTTGAGAAGATCGAAATGTTGAAGAGGCAAGTTGGGGAGCTGAAGGAAGTGATCGAAGGCAAGGATTTCTTGCTTCAGAGCTATAAGGAACAGAAGGTGGAGCTGAGCTCAAAGATCAAGGAGTTGCAGCTAAAACTGGATTCCCATGTTCCCAACATATTGTAA
- the LOC135582937 gene encoding protein transport protein SEC24 A-like, which produces MQPRGKEQANFPGRPTSPFLAAPQSSTPFRSPGPVGGIEASGPSRATTPFVTSGPMTGLGASGSPQNMSPFLSSGPAIGTQPSSYRAPPPSMRSNGPSSPPTSSFSAQDASTYQQSQALGFPPAPMHPPPIGQPHMPPSGTFRPQSQIPVVPMGPPPQSSSQLTSRSNMPPSSGSVFSSPRTPLQPLLQGYSNVPQRANVPPFQPDSQFQASRPVSQPLMQVYPAAHVPPTHTSQYHAHQSLVPPPPPVGGPMGFSSREQLQHPLTGPPIGGVQGLVEEFQSLTVGSVPGALDPGVDTKSLPRPLNGAEEPTKILEVYPFNCHPRFMCLTTHAIPNSQSLLSRWHLPLGAVVHPLAEAPDGEEVPIVNFGPAGIIRCRRCRTYVNPYVTFTDAGRKWRCNLCSLLNDVPGEYYCALDATGRRCDLDQRPELSKGSVEFVASTEYMVRPPMPPLYFFLIDVSVSAVCSGLLEIVAKTIKSCLDDLPGFPRTQIGFITFDSTLHFHNLKSSLTQPQMLVVADLDDVFLPLPDDLLVNLSDSRHVVDAFLDSLPVMFQGTSNVESAFGPALKAAFMVMSQLGGKLLIFQSTLPSLGVGRLRLRGDDLRMYGTDKEHTLRLPEDPFYKQMAAEFTKNQIAVDIYAFSEKYSDIASLGSLAKYTGGQVYHYPSFQTAVHQEKLRYELARNLTRETAWEAVMRIRCGKGVRFTTYHGHFMLRSTDLLALPAVDCDKAFAMQLSLEETLMTTQTVYFQVALLYTSSSGERRIRVHTAAAPVVADLSEMYRQADTGAIVSLLGRLAIENSLSQKLEDARQSLQLKLVKSLKEYRNLYVVQHRLGGRLIFPESLKFLPLYVLSLCKSVALRGGYADALLDERCAAGYNMMILPISGMLKLIYPGLFRIDDNLLKDFKDGQEPLRQLPLSAQSLDPKGVYVLDDGFNFIIWLGRMLSSDLLNNIVGVELASFPDLSRVVLCQHDNEISKRLMRILKELRARDPSSYQSCRLVRQGEQPRELSLFLTNLVEDQTAGSSGYVDWILQVFRQSQGS; this is translated from the exons ATGCAACCCAGGGGGAAGGAACAAGCAAATTTTCCAGGAAGACCTACCTCACCATTTCTAGCAGCTCCACAATCTTCAACACCTTTCAGATCTCCAGGACCTGTTGGTGGCATTGAAGCATCTGGTCCTTCTCGAGCTACCACCCCCTTTGTAACTTCGGGTCCCATGACTGGCTTGGGGGCATCAGGTTCTCCACAAAATATGTCTCCATTCTTATCCTCCGGACCTGCTATTGGCACACAACCTTCTAGCTACAGAGCACCACCACCATCTATGAGGTCTAATGGCCCTtcgagtcctcctacttcatcttttTCAGCACAAGATGCCAGCACTTATCAGCAATCACAGGCCCTAGGATTTCCTCCAGCTCCCATGCATCCTCCTCCTATTGGTCAGCCACATATGCCTCCAAGTGGAACTTTTCGTCCTCAGTCCCAAATTCCGGTGGTGCCAATGGGTCCTCCTCCTCAAAGTTCATCCCAGTTGACATCAAGAAGCAATATGCCACCGTCATCAGGGTCTGTATTTTCTTCACCCAGAACACCACTTCAGCCATTGTTGCAGGGGTATTCCAATGTTCCCCAAAGGGCTAATGTTCCCCCATTTCAACCAGATTCACAGTTTCAAGCTTCTAGACCAGTTTCCCAACCACTAATGCAGGTCTATCCAGCTGCCCATGTTCCTCCCACACACACTTCTCAATATCATGCTCACCAAAGTCTTgtaccaccaccacctccagtTGGAGGTCCTATGGGTTTTAGTTCAAGGGAACAACTGCAGCATCCTTTGACAGGACCTCCTATAGGAGGTGTTCAAGGTCTGGTTGAAGAGTTTCAATCATTAACTGTTGGATCGGTTCCTGGGGCTCTTGATCCTGGAGTTGACACCAAGTCACTTCCAAGGCCACTAAATGGAGCTGAAGAGCCAACTAAAATTCTTGAGGTGTACCCTTTCAATTGCCACCCACGATTCATGTGTCTGACAACTCATGCAATACCAAATTCTCAGTCATTACTTTCTAGGTGGCATTTGCCTCTTGGAGCAGTGGTTCATCCTCTAGCTGAAGCTCCTGATGGG GAAGAGGTACCAATTGTGAATTTTGGGCCAGCAGGCATCATTCGGTGCCGAAGATGCCGAACATATGTAAATCCATATGTGACATTCACGGATGCTGGAAGGAAGTGGAGGTGCAACCTTTGTTCTTTGCTCAATGATG TGCCTGGAGAGTATTATTGTGCTTTGGATGCCACTGGCAGAAGATGTGATTTAGACCAAAGACCTGAGCTGTCCAAGGGTAGTGTAGAATTTGTTGCTTCAACAGAATATATGGTTCGACCGCCAATGCCACCTCTATATTTTTTCCTTATTGATGTATCAGTATCTGCCGTTTGTTCTGGTTTGCTTGAG ATTGTCGCAAAGACCATCAAGTCCTGTCTTGATGATTTACCGGGCTTTCCTCGGACACAAATTGGTTTTATTACTTTTGACAGCACATTGCATTTCCACAACCTGAAG TCTTCTCTGACACAGCCTCAAATGTTGGTGGTAGCTGATCTGGACGATGTATTTCTGCCCTTGCCTGATGATCTTCTTGTCAACTTGTCTGATTCTAGGCATGTAGTGGATGCATTTCTAGATAGCTTGCCCGTTATGTTCCAGGGCACTTCCAATGTGGAATCTGCCTTTGGTCCTGCTCTTAAAGCAGCATTCATGGTTATG AGTCAACTTGGAGGGAAGTTGCTGATATTTCAGAGTACATTGCCTTCTCTTGGTGTGGGCCGCTTAAGACTTCGTGGAGATGATCTTCGAATGTATGGGACTGATAAAGAGCATACTTTAAGATTACCTGAAGATCCATTTTATAAGCAGATGGCTGCTGAGTTTACGAAGAATCAGATAGCAGTGGACATATATGCTTTCAGTGAAAAGTATTCAGATATTGCTTCTTTAG GATCTCTGGCCAAGTATACTGGTGGCCAGGTATATCATTATCCATCTTTCCAGACTGCTGTTCACCAGGAGAAACTTAGGTATGAGTTGGCCAGGAATCTCACAAGGGAGACTGCCTGGGAAGCTGTAATGCGCATAAGATGTGGGAAAG GGGTCCGCTTTACAACTTATCATGGACATTTTATGCTAAGGTCAACTGATTTATTAGCTCTTCCTGCTGTGGATTGTGACAAAGCCTTTGCAATGCAGTTATCTTTAGAAGAAACCCTGATGACAACTCAGACTGTATACTTTCAAGTTGCCCTTTT ATATACTTCCTCATCAGGCGAGAGACGCATCAGAGTCCATACAGCAGCTGCTCCAGTAGTAGCTGATCTTAGTGAGATGTACCGCCAGGCGGATACCGGAGCCATTGTTTCTTTGTTGGGAAGGCTTG CAATTGAGAATTCACTGTCACAAAAACTGGAAGATGCTAGACAGTCATTGCAGCTGAAGCTTGTGAAAAGTCTTAAAGAATATCGGAATCTCTATGTTGTCCAGCATCGGTTGGGCGGGAGATTGATATTTCCAGAGTCTTTGAAATTCTTgccattgtatgtgttgtctcttTGTAAGTCTGTAGCTCTTCGTGGAGGGTATGCTGATGCTCTTCTAGATGAACGTTGCGCAGCTGGTTACAATATGATGATATTACCTATAAGCGGGATGCTTAAACTTATCTATCCTGGCTTATTTAGGATAGATGATAACCTTCTGAAG GACTTTAAGGATGGTCAGGAACCACTGAGACAGTTACCACTATCTGCCCAAAGTTTAGATCCTAAAGGTGTTTACGTTTTGGATGATGGATTCAACTTCATTATTTGGTTGGGCAGGATGCTCTCATCTGATTTATTAAATAACATAGTTGGAGTTGAGTTAGCCAGCTTCCCCGACCTATCTAGG GTTGTGTTGTGCCAACATGACAATGAGATCTCAAAAAGACTAATGAGGATATTGAAAGAATTGAGAGCAAGGGATCCTTCCTCTTATCAGTCATGCCGTCTGGTAAGGCAGGGTGAACAGCCAAGAGAACTGTCCTTGTTTCTCACAAATCTTGTGGAGGACCAGACTGCCGGATCCAGTGGCTATGTTGATTGGATTCTTCAAGTATTCAGGCAATCACAAGGCTCGTGA